Proteins found in one Pseudomonadota bacterium genomic segment:
- a CDS encoding glycosyltransferase family 39 protein — protein MTETDRDPARRGGGLAAALQRHAALIVCGAVLLGLAVRLLHFVEIEANDPYFYFPSVDPRTYHEWATRIAGGEWIGKDVFFLSPLYPYALAVLYEITGPSLFAARLVGLIGGAGCCALVYLLGKRTLGAATGAIAAFAWALYAPAIFYDGDLLVTAIQTPLNLLLALAVVRASSRRTAASWAVAGALLGISALARPNVLLLGAILVPWIALSLWGRLPRARILLAAAAFVLSTAALVLPATIRNYAVGDDVVLVSAQGGANFYIGNGPGATGVFRVPREFPPTRADDPEQQRAAYERVAEAESGRELKPSEISFFWWRRTWSHVADRPGAWLRVLGVKLGLFFNEYEPGSSGDIETSRAFSRVLRAPLLSFAIVSPLALLGMLLAWRRRREAFALYAVVATYAASLVLYFVLSHYRMPVVPFLVIFAAYAVVWILERVRDRKPAALALAAAGIALAVVATQPDLVDETGDRFIAHYNLGNKYRQLERPEEAIAEYERSIALNPDYISSQHNLALVAERTPGRRERAIAAWRRVLELGMEYRDAAYVERAKRHLERLEATSAP, from the coding sequence ATGACCGAGACGGATCGCGATCCTGCGCGGCGCGGGGGCGGCCTCGCGGCGGCGCTCCAGCGGCACGCGGCCCTGATCGTCTGCGGCGCCGTGCTCCTCGGGCTCGCCGTCCGCCTCCTCCACTTCGTCGAGATCGAGGCGAACGACCCGTACTTCTACTTCCCGTCCGTGGACCCGCGCACCTACCACGAGTGGGCGACCCGGATCGCGGGCGGCGAATGGATCGGGAAGGACGTGTTCTTCCTCTCGCCGCTCTACCCGTACGCGCTCGCCGTCCTCTACGAGATCACCGGCCCGAGCCTCTTCGCGGCGCGGCTCGTCGGGCTCATCGGCGGCGCCGGGTGCTGCGCGCTCGTCTACCTGCTCGGCAAGCGGACGCTCGGCGCTGCGACCGGGGCGATCGCGGCCTTCGCCTGGGCGCTGTACGCGCCGGCGATCTTCTACGACGGCGATCTATTGGTCACCGCGATCCAGACGCCGCTCAACCTGCTGCTCGCGCTCGCCGTCGTCCGCGCCTCCTCGCGCCGCACCGCCGCGAGCTGGGCCGTCGCGGGGGCGCTCCTCGGCATCTCGGCGCTCGCGCGTCCGAACGTGCTCCTGCTCGGGGCGATCCTCGTGCCGTGGATCGCGCTCTCGCTTTGGGGCCGCCTCCCCCGGGCGCGGATCCTGCTCGCCGCGGCGGCGTTCGTCCTCTCGACCGCGGCGCTCGTCCTGCCGGCGACGATCCGCAACTACGCCGTCGGCGACGACGTCGTGCTCGTGAGCGCCCAGGGCGGCGCGAACTTCTACATCGGCAACGGCCCCGGCGCGACCGGCGTGTTCCGCGTGCCCCGCGAGTTCCCGCCCACGCGCGCCGACGATCCCGAGCAGCAGCGGGCCGCGTACGAGCGGGTGGCCGAGGCGGAGTCGGGACGGGAGCTCAAGCCCTCGGAGATCTCCTTTTTCTGGTGGCGCCGGACGTGGTCGCACGTCGCGGATCGCCCCGGCGCGTGGCTGCGCGTCCTCGGGGTGAAGCTCGGGCTGTTCTTCAACGAGTACGAGCCCGGATCGAGCGGGGACATCGAGACCTCCCGCGCCTTCTCCCGGGTGCTGCGCGCCCCGCTCCTCTCCTTCGCGATCGTCTCCCCGCTCGCGCTGCTCGGCATGCTGCTCGCGTGGCGCCGGCGCCGTGAGGCTTTCGCGCTGTACGCCGTCGTCGCGACCTACGCCGCGTCGCTCGTCCTCTACTTCGTCCTCTCCCACTACAGGATGCCGGTCGTGCCGTTCCTCGTGATTTTCGCCGCGTACGCCGTCGTCTGGATCCTCGAGCGGGTCCGCGACCGCAAGCCCGCGGCTCTCGCGTTGGCGGCCGCCGGGATCGCCCTCGCGGTCGTCGCGACGCAACCGGATCTCGTGGACGAGACCGGCGACAGGTTCATCGCGCACTACAACCTGGGCAACAAGTACCGGCAGCTCGAGCGGCCCGAAGAGGCGATCGCCGAGTACGAGCGGTCGATCGCGCTCAACCCGGACTACATCTCTTCGCAGCACAACCTCGCGCTCGTAGCCGAGCGGACGCCCGGCCGCCGCGAGCGCGCGATCGCCGCGTGGAGGCGGGTGCTCGAGCTCGGGATGGAATACCGCGACGCGGCGTACGTCGAGCGGGCGAAGCGCCACCTCGAACGGCTCGAGGCGACAAGCGCGCCGTAG